A region from the Aegilops tauschii subsp. strangulata cultivar AL8/78 chromosome 5, Aet v6.0, whole genome shotgun sequence genome encodes:
- the LOC120964610 gene encoding uncharacterized protein, with translation MTPAASNDYLTLQSKLRATARSLQKWSDRWIGNVKLQIAIAIEVIKQLDIAMEARTLSDAERDLRKCLKRKLLGLSSLERTIARQRSRMLQLREGDGNTRLFHQQASHRQRKNVLRMVKYNDQLYSGQDEVASAVDAYFGAAFRSACPCGFALNLEELGLPRLNLAHLERPFMEEEVEGVIKSMPRDKAPGPDGFTGRFYATCWSIIKEDFMRAMGCFYNGDMRGLAAINKSLVSLLPKKDGALEDRWLDGSRIQEVAPLLYSLVPKRIRDSRLVAPAVENGSWALDVGPGIGPAVLHEFFLVWQLVSAWEPMVDVPDRVVWSWEATG, from the exons ATGACTCCGGCGGCCTCTAACGACTACCTCACTTTACAAAGCAAGCTAAGGGCTACGGCACGAAGTCTACAAAAGTGGAGTGATCGTTGGATTGGCAACGTGAAGCTTCAAATTGCCATTGCCATAGAGGTCATTAAGCAGCTGGATATTGCTATGGAGGCAAGGACTCTATCGGATGCAGAGAGGGATTTGCGCAAGTGTTTAAAGAGGAAGCTTTTGGGTTTGAGCTCGTTGGAGCGAACAATTGCTAGGCAGAGGTCTAGAATGTTGCAACTACGGGAGGGCGACGGGAACACGAGGTTGTTCCATCAACAAGCAAGTCATAGGCAAAGAAAGAATGTCTTGAGGATGGTCAAGTACAACGATCAACTATACTCCGGCCAGGATGAGGTGGCTTCGGCGGTGGATGCTTATTTTGGTGCGGCATTCAGGAGTGCATGCCCTTGTGGATTTGCGCTCAACCTGGAAGAGCTGGGCCTTCCACGCCTAAACCTAGCGCATCTTGAGCGGCCGTTtatggaggaggaggtggaaggAGTGATCAAGTCGATGCCTCGGGATAAAGCGCCGGGTCCTGATGGTTTTACGGGCAGATTCTATGCTACTTGCTGGAGTATAATCAAGGAGGATTTCATGAGAGCGATGGGCTGCTTCTACAATGGTGACATGAGGGGTTTGGCGGCCATCAACAAGTCCTTGGTCTCTCTTTTACCCAAGAAAGATGGTGCCCTGGAG GACCGCTGGCTTGACGGCAGCAGGATTCAGGAGGTTGCACCGCTCCTCTACAGCTTGGTTCCAAAGCGCATCAGAGACTCCCGGTTAGTTGCACCGGCGGTGGAGAATGGGAGTTGGGCATTGGACGTTGGCCCGGGCATTGGACCTGCTGTGTTGCACGAGTTCTTTTTGGTATGGCAACTAGTCTCAGCTTGGGAGCCCATGGTGGATGTGCCTGACAGGGTGGTTTGGTCGTGGGAGGCCACCGGATAG